Proteins encoded within one genomic window of Couchioplanes caeruleus:
- a CDS encoding demethylmenaquinone methyltransferase has translation MTRADLDKQPHEVAEMFDGVAERYDLTNTVLSFGQDRGWRRATRTALGLRPGERVLDVGAGTGVSTEELGRSGAFAVGADLSTGMLRAGRRVRRDVPLVAGDALRLPFADEAFDAVTISFALRNVVDTDAALRELARVVRPGGRLVVCEFSSPTNAAFRTVYMSYLMRSLPAVARGVSSNPDAYVYLAESIRAWPDQEALAARIAGVGPWDRVAWRNLSGGIVALHRATKS, from the coding sequence GTGACGCGCGCAGACCTGGACAAGCAGCCGCACGAGGTCGCCGAGATGTTCGACGGCGTGGCCGAGCGGTACGACCTCACCAACACCGTGCTCTCCTTCGGGCAGGACCGCGGCTGGCGCCGGGCGACCCGCACCGCGCTGGGCCTGCGGCCGGGGGAGCGGGTCCTGGACGTTGGCGCCGGCACCGGCGTATCGACCGAGGAGCTGGGCCGCTCCGGAGCCTTCGCGGTCGGCGCCGACCTCTCGACCGGCATGCTGCGGGCGGGGCGCCGGGTGCGCCGGGACGTTCCGCTGGTCGCCGGGGACGCGCTGCGGCTGCCGTTCGCCGACGAGGCCTTCGACGCCGTCACGATCTCCTTCGCGCTGCGCAACGTCGTCGACACCGACGCGGCGCTGCGCGAACTGGCGCGGGTCGTGCGGCCGGGCGGCCGGCTGGTGGTGTGCGAGTTCAGCAGCCCGACGAACGCTGCCTTCCGTACGGTCTACATGTCGTACCTGATGCGCAGCCTCCCGGCGGTGGCGCGCGGGGTCTCCAGCAACCCGGACGCGTACGTGTATCTCGCCGAGTCGATCCGGGCCTGGCCGGACCAGGAGGCACTCGCCGCCCGCATCGCCGGGGTCGGGCCGTGGGACCGGGTCGCCTGGCGCAATCTCAGCGGCGGCATCGTCGCCCTCCACCGCGCGACCAAGAGCTGA
- a CDS encoding NADH-quinone oxidoreductase subunit A — protein MTLNPYVPIIGLLILGALFALFSVSIAPIVGPKRYNRAKLDAYECGIEPAPQPIGGGRFPVKFYLTAMLFIIFDIETIFLYPWAVSFEALGLFGFIEMVLFIVTVFIAYTYVWRRGGLNWD, from the coding sequence ATGACGCTCAATCCTTACGTACCGATCATCGGGCTACTGATTCTCGGTGCGCTCTTCGCCCTGTTCTCGGTGTCGATCGCCCCGATCGTGGGCCCGAAGCGCTACAACCGCGCCAAGCTGGACGCGTACGAGTGCGGCATCGAACCGGCGCCCCAGCCCATCGGCGGTGGTCGCTTCCCGGTCAAGTTCTACCTGACCGCGATGCTCTTCATCATCTTCGACATCGAGACCATCTTCCTGTACCCGTGGGCCGTGTCCTTCGAGGCGCTCGGCCTGTTCGGCTTCATCGAGATGGTTCTCTTCATCGTCACCGTCTTCATCGCCTACACGTATGTATGGCGGCGTGGCGGCCTCAACTGGGACTGA
- a CDS encoding NuoB/complex I 20 kDa subunit family protein — MGIEEKLPSGILLTSVEKLSNWARKSSFWGATFGLACCAIEMMAAGGPHYDLGRWGMEVFRASPRQADLMIVAGRVSQKMAPVVRQIYDQMPEPRSVISMGVCASSGGMFNNYAIVQGVDHIVPVDIYLPGCPPRPEMLIDAILKMREKVMAQPLGPNGRKMLEARKERGDVPIVAPGAMPSSYRVDKARRAEWTQAVKEGREEQLRIENWMKLQPHLREGGK, encoded by the coding sequence ATGGGAATCGAAGAGAAACTCCCCAGCGGCATCCTGCTGACCTCGGTCGAGAAGCTTTCGAACTGGGCCCGCAAGTCGTCCTTCTGGGGCGCCACGTTCGGCCTCGCCTGCTGCGCCATCGAGATGATGGCCGCCGGTGGCCCGCATTACGACCTGGGCCGCTGGGGCATGGAGGTCTTCCGGGCCTCGCCCCGCCAGGCCGACCTGATGATCGTCGCGGGTCGGGTCAGCCAGAAGATGGCCCCCGTCGTCCGGCAGATCTACGACCAGATGCCGGAGCCCCGCTCGGTGATCTCGATGGGCGTGTGCGCCTCGTCCGGCGGCATGTTCAACAACTACGCGATCGTGCAGGGCGTCGACCACATCGTCCCGGTCGACATCTACCTGCCCGGCTGCCCGCCGCGGCCGGAGATGCTGATCGACGCGATCCTCAAGATGCGCGAGAAGGTCATGGCCCAGCCGCTCGGCCCGAACGGCCGCAAGATGCTGGAGGCCCGCAAGGAGCGCGGTGACGTGCCGATCGTGGCCCCCGGCGCGATGCCCTCGTCGTACCGGGTGGACAAGGCCCGGCGTGCCGAGTGGACGCAGGCCGTCAAGGAAGGCCGCGAGGAGCAGCTCCGCATCGAGAACTGGATGAAGCTGCAGCCGCATCTGCGGGAAGGTGGCAAGTGA
- the mqnC gene encoding cyclic dehypoxanthinyl futalosine synthase: protein MTVNAEIDSILQRGADGGRITPDEALLLYTDAPFHALGEAADAVRRRRFPDGIVTYLIDRNINYTNVCVTACKFCAFYRAPKHKEGWSHPMEEILHRCGEAVELGATQVMLQGGHHPDYGVEYYENLFSSVKAAYPRLAIHSIGPSEILHMAKVSGVSIEDAVVRIKAAGLDSIAGAGAEMLPERPRTAIAPLKESGARWLEVMAVAHRNGLSSTATMMMGTGETNAERIEHIRMIREVQDLAVANGYVDSPVEAAGGVGGFRAFIPWTYQPENNHLKGRTQATTMEYLRFIAVSRLFFDNIAHLQASWLTTGKDVGQLSLHLGVDDLGSIMLEENVISSAGARHRSNLHELIWMIRTAGRIPAQRDTLYRHLAVHRTEADDPTDERVVSHFSSIALPEGGRKNLPLVDAG from the coding sequence GTGACGGTGAACGCGGAGATCGACAGCATTCTGCAGCGGGGTGCCGACGGCGGGCGGATCACGCCCGACGAGGCCCTGCTGCTCTACACCGACGCGCCGTTCCACGCCCTGGGCGAGGCGGCGGACGCCGTCCGACGGCGGCGTTTCCCGGACGGCATCGTCACGTACCTGATCGATCGCAACATCAATTACACGAACGTCTGCGTCACCGCCTGCAAGTTCTGCGCCTTCTACCGCGCGCCGAAGCACAAAGAGGGCTGGTCACACCCGATGGAGGAGATCCTTCACCGGTGCGGCGAGGCCGTCGAGCTCGGCGCCACCCAGGTGATGTTGCAGGGCGGGCACCACCCCGACTATGGCGTCGAGTACTACGAGAACCTCTTCTCCTCGGTCAAGGCGGCCTACCCGCGGCTCGCCATCCACTCCATCGGGCCCAGCGAGATCCTGCACATGGCCAAGGTCTCCGGCGTCTCCATCGAGGATGCGGTCGTGCGGATCAAGGCCGCCGGGCTGGACTCCATCGCGGGCGCCGGCGCGGAGATGCTGCCCGAGCGCCCGCGCACCGCGATCGCCCCGCTGAAGGAGTCCGGCGCGCGCTGGCTGGAGGTCATGGCGGTCGCCCACCGCAACGGGCTGAGCTCCACCGCGACCATGATGATGGGTACGGGCGAGACCAACGCCGAACGCATCGAGCACATCCGGATGATCCGCGAGGTGCAGGACCTGGCCGTCGCCAACGGGTACGTGGACTCGCCCGTCGAGGCGGCCGGCGGCGTGGGCGGCTTCCGGGCGTTCATCCCGTGGACGTACCAGCCGGAGAACAACCACCTCAAGGGCCGCACCCAGGCGACCACCATGGAATACCTGCGGTTCATCGCGGTGTCCCGGCTGTTCTTCGACAACATCGCCCACCTGCAGGCCTCGTGGCTGACCACGGGCAAGGACGTCGGCCAACTGTCGCTGCATCTTGGCGTCGACGACCTCGGCTCGATCATGCTCGAGGAGAACGTCATCTCCTCGGCGGGCGCCCGGCACCGGTCGAACCTGCACGAGCTGATCTGGATGATCCGTACGGCGGGACGCATCCCCGCTCAGCGCGACACCCTCTACCGCCACCTCGCGGTGCACCGCACGGAGGCGGACGACCCCACCGACGAGCGCGTGGTCTCGCACTTCTCGTCCATCGCGCTGCCCGAGGGCGGTCGCAAGAACCTTCCGCTGGTCGACGCCGGCTGA
- a CDS encoding NADH-quinone oxidoreductase subunit C translates to MSVHPESDGGVPVTQPTGANLGAPAQTPPSPDKGMFGIMGTGDVSGFGGLVRRRPTTADSPRPFGGYFDEVYDALEEAYPGFSDAIEKVVVDRGELTLHIVPERIAEVCQIMRDDEALRFELCSSVSGVDYLGSDSRRLHVAYHLTSMTYRRRVRLEVAVAADGSLPSVTSVYPTADWQERETYDMFGVVFTGHPNLTRILMPDDWEGFPQRKDYPLGGVPVEYKGAEIPPPDQRRVYQ, encoded by the coding sequence GTGAGCGTGCACCCCGAGTCCGACGGCGGCGTACCGGTGACGCAGCCGACTGGCGCCAACCTCGGCGCTCCGGCGCAGACGCCGCCCAGCCCCGACAAGGGCATGTTCGGCATCATGGGCACCGGCGACGTGTCCGGCTTCGGTGGCCTGGTCCGCCGGCGTCCGACCACCGCGGACAGTCCCCGGCCGTTCGGCGGCTACTTCGACGAGGTGTACGACGCGCTGGAGGAGGCGTACCCAGGATTCTCCGACGCGATCGAGAAGGTCGTCGTCGACCGCGGCGAGCTGACCCTGCACATCGTGCCGGAGAGGATCGCCGAGGTCTGCCAGATCATGCGCGACGACGAGGCGCTGCGCTTCGAGCTCTGCTCCTCGGTCTCCGGGGTGGACTACCTCGGCTCCGACTCCCGCCGGCTGCACGTCGCCTACCACCTGACCTCGATGACCTACCGGCGCCGGGTGCGGCTCGAGGTCGCGGTCGCCGCGGACGGCAGCCTGCCGAGCGTGACCAGCGTCTACCCGACCGCCGACTGGCAGGAGCGGGAGACCTACGACATGTTCGGCGTGGTCTTCACCGGCCACCCCAACCTGACCCGGATCCTCATGCCGGACGACTGGGAGGGCTTCCCGCAGCGCAAGGACTACCCGCTCGGCGGCGTGCCCGTCGAGTACAAGGGCGCCGAAATTCCGCCTCCTGACCAGCGGAGGGTCTACCAATGA
- a CDS encoding TetR/AcrR family transcriptional regulator — protein sequence MAEARRTIDLLWFEEPQSRRGRRKGLTLTQVVDAAIALADAEGLDAVSMRRVAQELGVVPMTLYTYVPDKAALLDLMLDALYLRMPRSREEAAGWRERVVAVAAENRRLYDEHPWAAELSASRPPLGPGLMAKYEHELGAFHGSGLSEVETDSALTFLLGFVQHSCRAAAEARAVAERTDQTDAQWWEESGPLLEKVFDRHRYPLAVQVGEAAGAELGAAFNAEHAYAFGLARVLDGLAAIIEPSSDPRR from the coding sequence GTGGCGGAGGCGCGACGCACGATCGATTTGCTGTGGTTCGAGGAGCCGCAGAGCCGGCGTGGGCGCCGGAAGGGACTGACGCTGACTCAGGTCGTCGACGCCGCCATCGCGCTCGCCGACGCCGAGGGGCTCGACGCGGTCAGCATGCGGCGGGTGGCCCAGGAGCTCGGCGTGGTGCCCATGACGCTGTACACGTACGTACCCGACAAAGCGGCCCTTCTTGATCTCATGCTGGACGCGCTCTACCTGCGGATGCCGCGCTCGCGGGAGGAAGCGGCCGGCTGGCGCGAGCGGGTCGTGGCGGTGGCGGCGGAGAACCGCCGGCTCTACGACGAGCATCCGTGGGCCGCGGAGCTCTCGGCGAGCCGGCCGCCGCTCGGACCGGGCCTCATGGCGAAGTACGAGCACGAGCTCGGCGCTTTCCACGGCTCCGGGCTCAGCGAGGTGGAGACCGACTCCGCGCTGACCTTCCTGCTGGGATTCGTGCAGCACTCGTGCCGGGCGGCGGCCGAGGCGCGGGCGGTCGCCGAGCGTACCGATCAGACCGACGCGCAGTGGTGGGAGGAGAGCGGCCCGCTGCTGGAGAAGGTGTTCGACCGGCATCGTTACCCCCTGGCCGTGCAGGTGGGGGAGGCGGCGGGAGCCGAGCTGGGTGCGGCCTTCAACGCCGAGCACGCCTATGCGTTCGGGTTGGCGCGGGTGCTCGACGGACTTGCGGCGATCATCGAACCGAGCAGTGACCCTCGCCGCTGA
- a CDS encoding geranylgeranyl reductase family protein: MNGIVADEADVIVVGAGPGGSAAAYHMARHGLRVLLLEKTQFPREKVCGDGLTPRAVRQLVRMGVDTSEKAGWLQNRGLRVIGGGVRLELDWPDLASFPNYGLVRTRLDFDDMLAQRAVEAGALLRTGVTVTGPVLDANGHAIGVEAKAGPGKEPVQYRAPLVIAADGVSGKLPLAMGLAKRDDRPIGVAVRRYFHSPARAEDDYLESWLELRSAQDRDRLLPGYGWIFGLGDGRVNVGLGILNSSSAFGKTNYRAMLTDWLGTTPEDWGMRGEENADGPILGAALPMGFNRVPHYTRGMMLVGDSGGMVNPMNGEGIAYAMESGELAAEVAVQALARAAGPDRERALRAYPAELKVRFGGYYRLGGVFVKLIGNPQIMRIATKHGMPHPTLMRFVLKLLANLTDPRDGDAMDRIINGLTKVAPAV; this comes from the coding sequence GTGAACGGGATCGTCGCCGACGAGGCGGACGTGATCGTGGTCGGAGCCGGGCCGGGTGGATCCGCCGCGGCCTACCACATGGCCAGGCACGGGTTGAGGGTACTGCTGCTCGAGAAGACCCAGTTCCCGCGGGAGAAGGTTTGTGGCGACGGCCTCACTCCGAGGGCGGTGCGGCAGCTCGTGCGCATGGGCGTCGACACGTCCGAGAAGGCCGGCTGGTTGCAGAACCGCGGCCTGCGGGTGATCGGCGGCGGCGTGCGCCTCGAGCTTGACTGGCCCGACCTCGCCAGCTTCCCCAACTACGGGCTCGTGCGCACCCGCCTCGACTTCGACGACATGCTCGCCCAGCGGGCCGTCGAAGCCGGCGCGCTGCTGCGCACCGGCGTCACGGTCACCGGTCCGGTGCTGGACGCCAACGGCCACGCCATCGGCGTGGAAGCCAAGGCGGGCCCCGGAAAGGAACCCGTCCAGTATCGAGCCCCGCTGGTCATCGCGGCGGACGGCGTGTCCGGCAAGCTGCCGCTCGCCATGGGACTCGCCAAGCGCGACGACCGGCCGATCGGCGTGGCCGTCCGGCGCTACTTCCACTCGCCGGCCCGAGCCGAGGACGACTACCTCGAGTCGTGGTTGGAGCTGCGCAGCGCGCAGGACCGCGATCGGCTGCTGCCCGGCTACGGCTGGATCTTCGGCCTCGGCGACGGCCGGGTCAATGTGGGCCTCGGCATCCTCAACTCGTCCAGCGCCTTCGGCAAGACGAACTACCGGGCGATGCTCACCGACTGGCTCGGCACGACGCCGGAGGACTGGGGGATGCGCGGCGAGGAGAACGCCGACGGGCCGATCCTGGGCGCCGCCCTGCCCATGGGCTTCAACCGGGTGCCGCACTACACGCGCGGCATGATGCTGGTCGGCGACTCGGGCGGCATGGTCAACCCCATGAACGGCGAGGGCATCGCGTACGCGATGGAGTCCGGCGAACTGGCCGCGGAGGTCGCCGTCCAGGCGCTCGCCCGGGCCGCCGGCCCCGACCGCGAGCGGGCCCTGCGCGCGTATCCGGCCGAGTTGAAGGTCCGCTTCGGCGGGTACTACCGGCTCGGCGGGGTGTTCGTGAAGCTCATCGGCAATCCGCAGATCATGCGGATCGCCACCAAGCACGGCATGCCGCATCCGACCCTGATGCGCTTCGTGCTCAAGCTGCTCGCCAATCTGACGGATCCGCGGGACGGAGACGCGATGGACCGCATCATCAACGGCCTGACAAAGGTTGCACCTGCGGTATGA
- a CDS encoding NADH-quinone oxidoreductase subunit D, whose translation MTQSGYATERETTEGRVFTVTGGDWNTVTDSIDPLSNEKIVVNMGPQHPSTHGVLRLVLELEGETVTEARPVIGYLHTGIEKNLEYRNWTQGTTFVTRADYLAPLFNEAGYCLAVEKLLGIEDQITERANTIRVLFMELNRISSHLVWIATTGMELGAISMMLYGFREREYILDIFEETSGLRMNHAYFRPGGVAQDIPESAVKKIRDFLTYLPKKLKEYEALLSGQVIWHERTQGVAVLDVTGCLSLGVTGPVLRSAGLAWDLRKTMPYCGYENYEFDVPTAQTGDVWGRYLVRMAEIRESLKIVEQALDRLKPGPIMVADKKIAWPAQLAIGVDGMGNSLEHVAKIMGQSMESLIHHFKLVTEGFRVPPGQVYVGIEHPRGELGVHAVSDGGTHPYRVHMRDPSFVNLQAIPAMAEGALLADVIAGGASLDPVMGGCDR comes from the coding sequence ATGACACAGTCGGGCTACGCCACCGAGCGCGAGACCACCGAGGGCCGCGTCTTCACGGTCACCGGCGGGGACTGGAACACCGTCACCGACAGCATCGATCCGCTCAGCAACGAGAAGATCGTCGTCAACATGGGTCCGCAGCACCCGTCCACCCACGGCGTGCTGCGGCTGGTGCTCGAGCTCGAGGGCGAGACGGTCACCGAGGCCCGGCCGGTCATCGGCTATCTGCACACCGGCATCGAGAAGAACCTCGAATACCGCAACTGGACCCAGGGCACGACCTTCGTGACCCGCGCCGACTACCTCGCGCCGCTGTTCAACGAGGCCGGGTACTGCCTGGCGGTCGAGAAGCTGCTGGGCATCGAGGACCAGATCACCGAGCGGGCCAACACCATCCGGGTGCTCTTCATGGAGCTCAACCGGATCTCGTCGCATCTCGTCTGGATCGCCACGACCGGCATGGAGCTCGGCGCGATCTCGATGATGCTGTACGGCTTCCGCGAGCGCGAGTACATCCTCGACATCTTCGAGGAGACCTCCGGCCTGCGGATGAACCACGCGTACTTCCGCCCGGGCGGCGTCGCGCAGGACATCCCCGAGTCGGCGGTCAAGAAGATCCGCGACTTCCTGACGTACCTGCCCAAGAAGCTCAAGGAGTACGAGGCCCTGCTCTCCGGCCAGGTGATCTGGCACGAGCGCACCCAGGGCGTCGCGGTCCTGGACGTGACGGGCTGCCTGTCGCTGGGCGTCACCGGCCCGGTGCTGCGCTCCGCCGGCCTGGCCTGGGACCTGCGCAAGACCATGCCGTACTGCGGGTACGAGAACTACGAGTTCGACGTGCCGACCGCGCAGACCGGCGACGTCTGGGGCCGCTACCTGGTCCGGATGGCGGAGATCCGCGAGTCCCTCAAGATCGTCGAGCAGGCGCTGGACCGGCTCAAGCCCGGCCCGATCATGGTCGCCGACAAGAAGATCGCCTGGCCCGCCCAGCTCGCGATCGGCGTCGACGGCATGGGCAACTCGCTCGAGCACGTCGCCAAGATCATGGGTCAGTCGATGGAGTCGCTGATCCACCACTTCAAGCTCGTGACCGAGGGCTTCCGGGTCCCTCCCGGCCAGGTCTACGTCGGCATCGAGCACCCGCGTGGCGAGCTCGGCGTGCACGCGGTGTCGGACGGCGGCACGCATCCTTACCGGGTGCACATGCGCGACCCGAGCTTCGTGAACCTCCAGGCCATCCCCGCGATGGCCGAGGGCGCCCTGCTGGCCGACGTCATCGCCGGCGGCGCCTCCCTGGACCCCGTGATGGGTGGGTGTGACCGCTAA
- a CDS encoding VOC family protein, which yields MRISSSAVSLTVDDVPASSKFLATHFGFTERMSADGFASLGRDDAAMDVIFLRRGLEILPEELRDRPACGTIVAFVVDDLAAEHERLQAEGAPITLPPREEPWGERLFMVTDPNGIVYELVEWATP from the coding sequence ATGCGCATCTCTTCGTCCGCCGTCTCACTCACCGTCGACGACGTCCCCGCCTCCAGCAAGTTTCTCGCCACCCATTTCGGCTTCACCGAGCGGATGTCGGCCGACGGCTTCGCTTCCCTCGGCCGGGACGACGCCGCGATGGACGTGATCTTCCTGCGACGCGGCCTGGAGATCCTGCCCGAGGAGCTGCGCGATCGCCCTGCCTGCGGCACCATCGTCGCGTTCGTGGTCGACGACCTCGCGGCCGAGCACGAGCGCCTCCAGGCCGAGGGCGCGCCGATCACTTTGCCCCCGAGAGAGGAGCCCTGGGGCGAGCGCCTGTTCATGGTCACCGACCCGAACGGCATCGTCTACGAGCTGGTCGAGTGGGCCACGCCGTGA